A genomic stretch from Caulobacter sp. FWC2 includes:
- a CDS encoding efflux RND transporter periplasmic adaptor subunit encodes MPLKTTSANRQWLMAGAALAVVAVVAFSAGKFTSGKPAAPEAPAAAPAEAAHAAETLTMGQERITASGVQLQTVTTGGLASEIVAQATVEAEPTGQAVLTARAAGSITQITKRLGDPVRAGDTLALVSSRDAAQISADRSVATAKADLARKVLAREKRLYEQKVSPRQDYETAQSELVVAEAEARRAATAAGASGVSRDGRYVAVISPISGRVTSMAASLGAFVQPETELFRISDPAKIQVDAAVTANDARRIQPGDQAVIETNTGETRTAIVRAVTPGVSEETRSATVVLTLTGGAGVLQPGQLVRARITSRQSTSSGFVVSEEAVQTVEGRDVVFVRTKTGFKVQPVTVGQRSAGRVVIAQGLRGGETLAVKNAFLLKAELGKSAEEE; translated from the coding sequence ATGCCTCTCAAAACCACATCCGCCAATCGCCAATGGTTGATGGCCGGCGCGGCCCTGGCCGTTGTCGCCGTCGTCGCCTTCTCAGCGGGTAAATTCACGAGTGGCAAGCCCGCCGCCCCTGAAGCTCCAGCAGCCGCGCCCGCCGAGGCTGCTCATGCCGCCGAAACCCTGACCATGGGCCAGGAGCGGATCACCGCGTCAGGCGTCCAACTGCAGACAGTCACGACCGGTGGCCTCGCTTCGGAGATCGTCGCCCAGGCCACGGTCGAGGCCGAGCCGACCGGCCAGGCAGTACTGACAGCGCGCGCCGCTGGCTCGATCACGCAAATCACCAAGCGCCTCGGCGACCCTGTCAGGGCCGGCGACACGCTTGCCCTGGTCTCCAGTCGGGATGCGGCCCAGATTTCGGCCGATCGTAGCGTGGCGACCGCCAAGGCCGATCTGGCGCGAAAGGTCCTGGCTCGGGAGAAGCGCCTTTACGAACAAAAGGTCAGCCCCCGCCAAGATTACGAGACCGCCCAGTCCGAACTGGTGGTGGCAGAAGCCGAGGCCCGACGAGCGGCTACAGCCGCCGGCGCCTCAGGGGTGTCACGCGACGGCCGCTATGTGGCGGTCATCAGTCCGATCAGCGGCCGAGTGACCTCGATGGCGGCGAGCCTTGGGGCGTTCGTCCAACCCGAGACCGAGCTCTTCCGGATCTCCGATCCGGCCAAGATCCAGGTGGACGCGGCCGTTACCGCCAACGACGCGCGTCGCATCCAGCCGGGCGACCAGGCGGTGATCGAGACCAATACCGGCGAGACCCGCACCGCAATCGTTCGGGCCGTGACGCCGGGCGTCAGCGAAGAGACCCGGTCGGCCACCGTGGTCCTGACCCTGACGGGCGGTGCGGGCGTGCTGCAGCCTGGGCAATTGGTCCGCGCGCGCATTACCTCACGCCAATCAACGTCCAGCGGCTTCGTCGTGTCCGAGGAGGCGGTGCAGACGGTGGAGGGGCGCGACGTGGTCTTCGTGCGCACCAAAACCGGCTTCAAGGTCCAGCCGGTGACGGTCGGCCAGCGCAGCGCCGGGCGCGTGGTCATCGCGCAGGGTTTGAGGGGCGGCGAGACGCTCGCGGTCAAGAACGCCTTCCTGTTGAAGGCCGAGCTCGGCAAGAGCGCGGAAGAAGAATGA
- a CDS encoding copper resistance protein B: MSRLIAIAAVAALAASPTLAQTMDHSMHGMSMPADPPKAAPKPAAAPASPPAPDNMPGMDMSQGMGGDHAGHAMVTAGEDEAPIPHLTPPPAPTDHAADTFYDPARMAAARAVLREEHGGARYSMVMSNLAEYQARRGGGGYRWEGAAFWGGDINRFVLKSEGEGSFKGGVDAAEVQGLYSRAIGPYFDLQAGVRQDFAPKNRTYLTIGTEGLMPYWFDVSAAAFLSTKGEVLGRVEGTYDLRLTQRLVLQPRAELNFAAQDTAETRTGSGLSNAELGLRLRYEIRREFAPYIGVSFDRRFGRTADYARAAGKDVRSTAFVVGLRAWF, translated from the coding sequence ATGAGCCGCCTGATTGCGATAGCGGCTGTCGCCGCCTTGGCCGCTTCGCCGACCTTGGCCCAGACGATGGACCACTCCATGCACGGCATGTCGATGCCGGCCGACCCGCCCAAGGCCGCGCCCAAGCCCGCCGCCGCGCCCGCCTCGCCGCCGGCGCCAGACAACATGCCGGGCATGGATATGTCGCAGGGCATGGGCGGCGACCACGCGGGCCACGCGATGGTGACCGCCGGCGAAGACGAAGCGCCGATCCCGCACCTGACGCCGCCGCCGGCGCCGACCGACCACGCGGCGGACACCTTCTACGATCCCGCCAGGATGGCCGCCGCACGCGCCGTGCTGCGCGAGGAGCACGGCGGCGCCCGCTATTCGATGGTGATGAGCAACCTCGCCGAATACCAGGCCCGCCGGGGCGGCGGCGGCTACCGGTGGGAGGGCGCGGCGTTCTGGGGCGGCGACATCAACCGCTTTGTGCTGAAGAGCGAAGGGGAGGGCTCATTCAAGGGCGGCGTCGACGCCGCGGAGGTCCAGGGCCTCTATTCGCGGGCGATCGGGCCCTACTTCGATCTGCAGGCCGGCGTCCGCCAGGACTTCGCGCCGAAGAACCGGACCTACCTGACGATCGGGACCGAGGGGCTCATGCCTTACTGGTTCGATGTGTCGGCCGCCGCCTTCCTCTCCACCAAGGGCGAGGTCCTTGGCCGCGTCGAAGGGACCTACGATCTTCGGCTGACACAGCGCCTGGTGTTGCAGCCCCGGGCCGAGCTCAACTTCGCCGCCCAGGACACCGCCGAGACCCGGACAGGCAGCGGCCTCTCCAACGCCGAACTGGGCCTTCGCCTTCGCTACGAGATCCGCCGCGAGTTTGCGCCCTACATCGGCGTCTCGTTCGACCGCCGCTTCGGCCGGACCGCGGACTATGCCCGCGCCGCGGGCAAGGATGTCCGGTCAACGGCCTTCGTGGTGGGGCTGCGGGCGTGGTTTTGA
- a CDS encoding helix-turn-helix domain-containing protein, which yields MTLSIGLLAKAADVKVPTIRFYEEIGLLPEPQRAANDRRVYDVGAVRRLVFIRHARQLGFSVEAIRNLLDLSDNPERPCGEANALAARQLDDVEAKIAQLETLRGELRRMVQATCDGRAADCRVIEALTG from the coding sequence ATGACCCTCTCCATCGGCCTGTTGGCCAAGGCCGCCGACGTCAAGGTCCCGACCATCCGCTTCTACGAGGAGATCGGACTGCTGCCCGAGCCGCAACGCGCCGCCAACGACCGCCGGGTCTATGATGTCGGCGCCGTCCGTCGGCTGGTCTTCATCCGCCACGCGCGTCAGCTCGGCTTCTCGGTCGAGGCGATCCGCAACCTGCTCGACCTCTCCGACAATCCCGAGCGCCCGTGCGGTGAGGCCAACGCCTTGGCCGCCCGCCAGCTCGACGACGTCGAGGCCAAGATCGCCCAGCTGGAAACCCTGCGCGGCGAGCTTCGGCGAATGGTCCAGGCCACCTGTGACGGACGGGCCGCCGATTGCCGGGTGATCGAGGCCCTGACCGGATAG
- a CDS encoding cytochrome c/FTR1 family iron permease, which yields MITALKGRLASMVGGLLAVVLMAAAPTVQAQEASSSQTAWRLLDYLSVDYAGAVKDGKVISPSEYAEMNEFAGQVRERIAGLPATKAQPDLLAKAERLQATIAAKQEPAVVSAKAHALANDLLAAYPTPLAPKRTPDLARGAALYAENCAACHGETGKADGPNAAGLDPPPIAFADADRARQRSVFGLYQVIQQGLDGTAMASYAHLPSDDRWDLAFYVGRFAFSDAEAAAGEKLWNEDAAVRARFPDLQTLTQTTPAALATAVGETKARALTAYLRRHPEVVTRTGGGSLDVARQKLAASLKAYEAGDRKAAADLALAAYLDGFEPVEPSLGARDPALMRRIEGAMGDVRGAIGKAAPASEVRAQIERLDALFAAAGRALAPEKASSLSSFAGAFTILLREGLEALLIVVAMIAFLRKAERTDVLPYVHGGWIAALAAGGLTWAAATFFISISGASRELTEGFGSLIAAAVLISVGLWMHGKAQADAWQVYIREKLSHALSKQSAWFLFLLAFVVVYREVFETILFLTALWTQGGAGAVLAGVGCAIVVLAAIAWAMLRFSKRLPIGKFFEYSAILMAILAVVLAGKGVAALQEAGLLDLHPLALPRIELLGFFPTIEGVAAQAVTLAILVGGFWWSRRAGSAEADGAA from the coding sequence ATGATTACTGCTCTCAAGGGCCGCTTGGCCTCGATGGTTGGCGGCCTGTTGGCGGTCGTGCTCATGGCGGCCGCGCCGACGGTCCAGGCCCAAGAGGCCAGTTCTTCGCAAACCGCCTGGCGACTGCTCGACTACCTCTCGGTCGACTACGCTGGGGCGGTGAAGGACGGCAAGGTCATCAGCCCGTCCGAATATGCCGAGATGAACGAGTTCGCCGGCCAGGTGCGCGAGCGCATCGCCGGCCTTCCGGCCACCAAGGCCCAGCCGGACCTACTGGCCAAGGCCGAGAGACTGCAGGCCACGATCGCCGCCAAGCAAGAGCCAGCCGTGGTCTCGGCCAAGGCCCACGCCCTGGCCAACGACCTGCTGGCCGCCTATCCCACGCCCTTGGCCCCCAAGCGGACGCCGGACTTGGCGCGCGGCGCGGCCCTCTATGCAGAGAACTGCGCGGCTTGCCACGGCGAAACGGGCAAGGCCGATGGTCCGAACGCCGCCGGCCTGGACCCGCCGCCGATCGCCTTCGCCGACGCCGATCGCGCCCGCCAGCGCAGCGTGTTTGGCCTCTACCAGGTCATCCAACAGGGCCTCGACGGCACCGCCATGGCCAGCTACGCCCACCTGCCGTCAGATGATCGATGGGACCTGGCCTTCTATGTCGGGCGCTTCGCCTTCAGCGACGCCGAGGCCGCCGCCGGCGAAAAGCTCTGGAACGAGGACGCCGCCGTCCGCGCCCGTTTCCCCGACCTGCAAACCCTGACCCAGACCACGCCCGCCGCCCTAGCGACTGCCGTGGGCGAGACCAAGGCCCGCGCCCTGACCGCCTATCTGCGTCGCCATCCCGAGGTCGTCACCCGCACGGGCGGCGGCTCGCTCGATGTCGCCCGCCAGAAGCTGGCCGCCAGCCTCAAGGCCTATGAGGCAGGCGATCGGAAGGCCGCCGCTGATCTGGCCCTGGCCGCCTATCTCGATGGCTTCGAACCGGTCGAGCCGTCGCTGGGCGCGCGCGATCCGGCCCTGATGCGTCGGATTGAGGGTGCGATGGGCGATGTGCGCGGCGCCATCGGCAAGGCCGCGCCGGCCAGCGAGGTCCGCGCCCAGATCGAACGCCTCGACGCGTTGTTCGCCGCCGCCGGCCGGGCGCTGGCCCCGGAGAAGGCCAGCAGCCTGTCGAGCTTCGCCGGCGCCTTCACCATCCTGCTGCGCGAGGGCCTGGAGGCCCTGCTGATCGTGGTCGCCATGATCGCTTTTCTGCGCAAGGCCGAGCGGACCGACGTGCTGCCTTACGTCCACGGCGGCTGGATCGCGGCCCTGGCGGCCGGCGGCCTGACCTGGGCGGCGGCGACCTTCTTCATCTCGATCAGCGGCGCCAGCCGCGAACTGACCGAGGGCTTCGGCTCGCTCATCGCCGCCGCCGTGCTGATCTCGGTGGGCCTATGGATGCACGGCAAGGCCCAGGCCGACGCCTGGCAGGTCTACATCCGCGAGAAGCTGTCGCACGCCCTGTCCAAGCAGTCGGCCTGGTTCCTGTTCCTGCTGGCCTTCGTCGTCGTCTATCGCGAGGTGTTCGAGACCATCCTGTTCCTGACGGCCCTGTGGACGCAGGGCGGGGCAGGGGCCGTGCTGGCCGGCGTCGGCTGCGCCATCGTCGTCCTCGCCGCCATCGCCTGGGCCATGCTGCGGTTCTCCAAGCGCCTGCCGATCGGCAAGTTCTTCGAATACAGCGCTATTCTGATGGCGATCCTCGCCGTCGTCCTGGCCGGCAAGGGCGTGGCCGCCCTCCAGGAGGCGGGGCTTCTGGACCTGCACCCCCTGGCCCTACCGCGCATCGAGTTGCTGGGCTTCTTCCCGACGATCGAGGGCGTCGCCGCCCAGGCGGTGACGCTGGCCATCCTGGTCGGGGGCTTCTGGTGGTCGCGGCGGGCGGGCAGCGCCGAGGCCGACGGGGCTGCGTGA
- a CDS encoding TolC family protein produces MTFIMRGRLRYAAASAAAILGALAAGRGAAADPAPPFKDLLARAQANAPRLAEAAASVRQAEGLARQAAARPNPTADIGVENFSGSGVYSGSNNAETTFSLSQPLELGGKRGARMAAGRADLDAARARLVQSQADYAFALADAYAQAEAAERRVSLAQEAVTLSDETVRASRALVDAGKEAELRSLQAQAALTAARASLDEARAERAGAFSRLTALAGSAAPFTSLTESLLSGSKVKSQQRDIDVLATPAVLAAQAEREAAARRVRIEKIRAVPDVTVSAGVRRFSGDDSTALVAGLSIPIPVFDQNRGNITAAQGELQAAEARLNAARFDAEADTRTALFQIDAAQTRVSAATEGETTAAEAYRLTRIAYEAGKSPLVELINARRSLAEARAQTIEAQLARLRAEAGLARLQGRLFGDR; encoded by the coding sequence ATGACTTTTATCATGCGTGGACGGCTGCGATACGCGGCCGCCAGCGCGGCTGCGATCTTGGGCGCGTTGGCGGCCGGACGCGGCGCGGCCGCCGATCCGGCGCCGCCTTTCAAAGACCTGTTGGCTCGAGCCCAGGCCAATGCACCGCGCCTCGCCGAGGCCGCCGCTTCAGTGCGCCAGGCCGAAGGCTTAGCGCGGCAAGCCGCTGCTCGTCCCAATCCCACTGCGGATATTGGGGTCGAGAACTTCAGTGGCAGCGGGGTCTATAGCGGCTCCAATAACGCGGAGACCACCTTCTCGCTGAGCCAGCCTCTGGAACTGGGCGGGAAGCGCGGAGCGCGGATGGCGGCGGGCCGAGCCGACTTGGACGCGGCGCGGGCGCGCCTTGTTCAATCACAGGCTGACTACGCCTTCGCCTTGGCCGATGCGTACGCCCAGGCCGAAGCCGCCGAACGTCGGGTGAGCTTGGCGCAGGAGGCGGTGACGCTGTCGGATGAGACCGTCCGCGCCTCGCGCGCCCTGGTTGACGCCGGCAAGGAAGCCGAGCTTCGCAGCCTCCAGGCCCAAGCCGCCCTGACGGCGGCGCGCGCCTCGCTCGATGAAGCGCGGGCCGAGCGGGCGGGAGCCTTCTCGCGCTTGACGGCGCTGGCCGGCTCAGCGGCGCCATTCACCTCGTTGACCGAAAGCCTGCTGAGCGGCTCCAAGGTGAAATCCCAACAGCGCGATATCGATGTTCTGGCCACACCCGCCGTCCTGGCGGCACAAGCCGAACGGGAGGCGGCAGCGCGTCGCGTCCGGATCGAGAAAATTCGAGCCGTGCCCGATGTAACGGTTTCGGCTGGCGTTAGGCGGTTCAGTGGCGATGACTCCACCGCGCTGGTGGCGGGGCTTTCGATCCCGATCCCGGTGTTCGACCAGAACCGCGGCAACATAACCGCGGCGCAAGGCGAACTTCAGGCCGCCGAAGCCCGGCTCAACGCCGCCCGCTTCGACGCAGAAGCCGACACCCGCACCGCCCTGTTCCAGATCGACGCGGCCCAGACGCGGGTGAGCGCCGCGACGGAGGGCGAAACGACGGCGGCCGAGGCCTACCGGCTGACCCGTATCGCCTATGAGGCGGGCAAGTCGCCGCTCGTCGAACTCATCAACGCGCGCCGGTCTTTGGCCGAAGCGCGCGCCCAAACCATCGAGGCCCAGCTGGCGCGTCTGCGCGCCGAAGCGGGCCTGGCGCGCCTGCAAGGCCGCCTCTTCGGAGACCGTTGA
- a CDS encoding DUF3606 domain-containing protein, with protein MTDDKTKTGPQDASKISLSEDYEVRYWSDKFGVSREELERAVKAAGNGADAVQAYLQRSAH; from the coding sequence ATGACCGACGACAAGACCAAGACCGGCCCGCAAGACGCCTCCAAGATCAGCCTGAGCGAGGACTACGAGGTCCGCTACTGGAGCGACAAGTTCGGCGTTTCGCGCGAAGAACTCGAGCGGGCGGTTAAGGCCGCCGGCAACGGCGCTGATGCCGTGCAAGCCTACCTGCAACGCAGCGCGCACTGA
- a CDS encoding AlpA family transcriptional regulator, whose product MMTREAGAFLGLSPRTLEKHRVHGTGPVYRKLGGRVVYALADLEAWADLGRRLSTSDRGVPAHAPPKRSSHGP is encoded by the coding sequence ATGATGACCAGGGAAGCCGGCGCCTTCCTCGGCCTGTCGCCGAGAACACTGGAGAAGCATCGGGTCCATGGCACCGGGCCGGTCTACCGGAAACTCGGCGGCCGGGTCGTCTACGCGCTGGCTGACCTGGAGGCATGGGCCGACCTTGGCCGTCGATTGTCGACATCGGACAGGGGCGTCCCAGCGCACGCTCCACCAAAACGAAGCTCACACGGCCCTTAG
- a CDS encoding efflux RND transporter permease subunit, translating to MIGRILSMSVKGRWYVLLVTVLIAAFGAWQLTKLPIDAVPDITNKQVQINTVAGALSPIEIEKRVTFPVETALAGIPGLETTRSISRNGFSQVSAIFSESTDLYFARQQVAERLTQARDTLPASVQPQIGPVTTGLGEVFMYSVEFTNPGGKGAKPHDGSPGWQSDGAYLTPEGERLTDQISQAAYLRTVQDWVIRPQLRSVKGVAGIDSIGGYEKQYVVEPDPAKLAAYGVSYTDLAKALESANLSVGANFIQRAGEAYLVRADARVRTLDEIQSAIIATRRTVPVAVKDVATVRVGGDLRTGAASKNGDEVVVGTALMLIGENSRSVAKAVGEKLAEVKKSLPPGVEVTPTLDRSVLVNATVATVERNLTEGAILVAATLFLLLGNVRAAFIAVLIIPLSFLMMAIGMNELKVPGNLMSLGALDFGLIVDGTVIIIENCLLRLAERQHHRGRLLDLPERLETVLHATQEMIRPTVFGQAIIFLVFAPLLTFTGVEGKTFSPMAITIMLALGAAFILSLTFVPAMVAILMRGKVSEKEVKVIAYSKRHYDPVLKRAIAKPWPFIGGGLALFLVAGVVYTTLGQEFIPQLDEKNVAMGSLKIPSTALEQSRAMQQQVEKAVSSLPEVEMMFSKTGTAEVATDPMPPNVSDGFIILKPQKEWPKGVENKAKVVERIEAKVAPLLGNSFEVTQPIQMRFNELIAGVRGDVAIKLYGDDLDKMGVSAAKIGAVLEAIPGADGVRVEQTAGAPTLDVRFDRAAIARFGLTVEEVADTVAAAMGGRQAGDVFEGDKRFDITVRVPMAQRDDLDAMGALPVMLPSENGNAQRSVPLRELVQFRFADGLNQISREDGKRRVVIQVNVRGRDIGSFVNEAKAKVDAVPLPTGSWLTWGGQFENLKAATARLALVVPLCFVLIFLILYMALGGVKPAASVFAAIPLGLSGGVFALALTGITFSISAAVGFIVLAGVAVLNGLVVMSSVRQRLDEGMPVPQAIYEGSIERFRPVLMTGLVPAIGFIPMALAHGTGAEVQKPLAMVVIGGLITATAVTLVVLPAIAQLVLQLGRGRAVPDVSPAEPSPATH from the coding sequence ATGATCGGTCGCATTCTCTCTATGTCGGTGAAGGGACGCTGGTACGTCCTCCTCGTCACCGTTCTCATCGCCGCGTTCGGGGCGTGGCAGCTGACCAAGCTGCCGATCGACGCGGTTCCCGACATCACCAACAAGCAGGTGCAGATCAACACCGTGGCCGGCGCGCTGTCGCCGATCGAGATCGAAAAGCGGGTGACCTTTCCCGTCGAGACGGCCCTGGCCGGCATTCCGGGGCTGGAGACCACGCGCTCGATTTCGCGCAACGGTTTCTCTCAGGTTTCGGCGATCTTCTCCGAAAGCACGGACCTTTATTTTGCCCGCCAACAGGTGGCCGAGCGCCTGACCCAGGCGCGAGACACCCTGCCGGCGTCTGTCCAGCCGCAGATCGGGCCGGTCACCACCGGCCTGGGCGAAGTCTTCATGTACTCGGTGGAGTTCACCAATCCCGGCGGGAAGGGCGCCAAGCCCCACGACGGCAGCCCCGGCTGGCAGAGCGACGGCGCCTATCTGACGCCCGAAGGCGAGCGGCTCACCGATCAGATTTCCCAAGCCGCTTATCTGCGGACCGTGCAGGACTGGGTCATCCGGCCGCAACTGCGCTCGGTCAAGGGCGTGGCCGGCATCGATTCGATCGGCGGCTACGAGAAGCAATATGTCGTCGAGCCGGACCCCGCCAAGCTGGCGGCCTACGGCGTGTCGTACACCGATCTGGCCAAGGCCTTGGAGTCGGCCAACCTCTCTGTCGGCGCCAACTTCATCCAGCGGGCCGGCGAGGCCTATCTGGTCCGCGCCGACGCGCGGGTGCGCACGCTCGACGAAATCCAGAGCGCCATCATCGCCACACGTCGGACGGTGCCTGTCGCGGTGAAGGATGTCGCGACAGTTCGCGTCGGCGGCGACCTGCGCACCGGCGCCGCCAGCAAGAACGGCGACGAAGTGGTCGTCGGCACCGCCTTGATGCTGATCGGCGAGAACAGCCGCTCGGTGGCCAAGGCGGTCGGCGAGAAGCTGGCAGAGGTCAAGAAGTCGCTGCCGCCAGGCGTGGAGGTCACCCCAACGCTGGACCGCTCGGTCTTGGTCAACGCGACGGTCGCGACCGTCGAACGCAACCTGACCGAAGGGGCGATCCTGGTCGCCGCGACACTCTTCCTGCTCTTGGGGAATGTTCGTGCGGCCTTCATCGCCGTGCTGATCATCCCGCTATCGTTCCTGATGATGGCCATCGGCATGAACGAGCTGAAGGTGCCGGGCAATCTGATGAGCCTGGGCGCCCTGGACTTTGGTCTGATCGTCGACGGCACGGTGATTATCATCGAAAACTGCCTGCTTCGCTTGGCCGAGCGACAGCATCATCGCGGCCGGCTGCTGGATCTTCCTGAACGCCTGGAGACCGTCCTGCACGCGACCCAGGAGATGATTCGTCCCACGGTCTTTGGCCAGGCGATCATCTTCCTGGTGTTCGCGCCGCTGCTGACCTTCACCGGTGTGGAAGGCAAGACCTTCTCGCCGATGGCCATTACCATCATGCTGGCCCTGGGCGCGGCGTTCATCCTATCGCTGACCTTCGTGCCGGCCATGGTCGCCATCCTGATGCGCGGCAAGGTGTCGGAGAAGGAGGTCAAGGTGATCGCCTACTCCAAGCGTCACTATGACCCGGTGCTCAAGCGCGCGATCGCCAAACCCTGGCCTTTCATCGGCGGGGGCCTGGCCCTCTTCCTGGTCGCAGGCGTGGTCTACACGACCCTTGGCCAGGAGTTCATCCCGCAGCTGGATGAGAAGAACGTCGCCATGGGGTCGCTGAAGATTCCCTCCACGGCGCTGGAACAGTCGCGCGCCATGCAGCAGCAGGTGGAAAAGGCGGTCAGTTCGCTGCCGGAAGTGGAGATGATGTTCTCCAAGACCGGCACCGCCGAAGTCGCCACCGATCCCATGCCGCCCAACGTCTCGGACGGCTTCATCATCCTCAAGCCGCAGAAGGAGTGGCCCAAGGGCGTGGAGAACAAAGCCAAGGTCGTCGAGCGCATCGAGGCCAAGGTCGCGCCGCTGCTGGGCAACAGCTTCGAGGTCACCCAGCCAATCCAGATGCGGTTCAACGAACTGATCGCCGGCGTGCGCGGCGACGTCGCTATCAAGCTCTATGGCGATGATTTGGACAAGATGGGCGTATCGGCCGCCAAGATCGGCGCGGTCCTGGAAGCCATCCCGGGCGCCGACGGGGTTCGGGTCGAGCAGACGGCTGGAGCCCCGACCCTGGACGTGCGGTTCGACCGCGCCGCCATCGCGCGCTTCGGGCTGACCGTCGAGGAAGTCGCCGACACGGTGGCCGCCGCGATGGGCGGACGTCAGGCCGGCGATGTCTTCGAAGGCGACAAGCGTTTCGACATCACCGTGCGGGTGCCGATGGCCCAGCGCGACGATCTCGACGCCATGGGCGCCTTGCCGGTGATGTTGCCGTCCGAAAACGGCAATGCTCAACGCTCGGTCCCGCTGCGCGAACTGGTGCAGTTCCGGTTCGCCGACGGCCTCAACCAGATCAGCCGCGAGGACGGGAAGCGCCGGGTGGTCATCCAGGTCAATGTGCGGGGGCGCGACATTGGTTCGTTCGTCAACGAGGCCAAGGCCAAGGTCGACGCCGTGCCATTGCCGACCGGTTCCTGGCTAACCTGGGGCGGACAGTTCGAAAACCTGAAGGCCGCGACCGCCCGCCTGGCGCTCGTCGTGCCGCTCTGTTTTGTGCTGATTTTCCTGATTCTCTACATGGCGCTGGGAGGCGTTAAGCCCGCCGCCTCGGTCTTTGCGGCCATTCCGCTGGGGTTGTCGGGCGGGGTCTTCGCCTTGGCCCTGACCGGGATCACCTTCTCGATCTCGGCGGCGGTGGGCTTCATCGTCCTGGCCGGGGTAGCGGTCCTCAACGGCCTGGTGGTGATGTCGAGCGTCCGCCAGAGGCTCGACGAGGGGATGCCGGTCCCGCAAGCCATCTATGAGGGCTCGATCGAGCGTTTCCGTCCGGTGTTGATGACGGGCCTGGTGCCCGCGATCGGCTTTATTCCCATGGCCTTGGCGCATGGGACTGGCGCGGAGGTGCAAAAGCCGCTGGCGATGGTGGTTATCGGCGGTCTGATCACCGCGACGGCGGTCACGCTCGTCGTGCTGCCGGCCATCGCTCAACTGGTCCTCCAACTGGGCCGAGGTCGGGCCGTCCCAGATGTTAGCCCGGCAGAGCCGTCACCGGCGACGCACTGA
- a CDS encoding YnfA family protein, translated as MIKTAFVYVGAALAEIAGCFSFWMWLREGKPIWWLAPGMASLALFAWLLTQVDSEAAGRSYAAYGGVYIIASIGWLWRVEHVRPDRWDIAGAAICLVGAAVILLGRRTAS; from the coding sequence ATGATCAAGACCGCCTTTGTCTATGTCGGCGCGGCCCTCGCCGAGATCGCCGGCTGCTTCAGCTTCTGGATGTGGCTACGCGAGGGCAAGCCGATCTGGTGGCTGGCCCCGGGCATGGCCTCCCTGGCGCTGTTCGCCTGGCTGCTGACCCAGGTCGACAGCGAAGCGGCCGGCCGGTCCTATGCCGCCTATGGCGGCGTCTACATCATCGCCTCGATCGGCTGGCTCTGGCGCGTCGAGCATGTGCGACCCGATCGCTGGGACATCGCCGGCGCGGCGATCTGCCTGGTGGGCGCGGCGGTGATCTTGCTGGGGCGGCGAACCGCGAGCTGA
- a CDS encoding cation transporter, with amino-acid sequence MSESCSSKPAASGCGCGSDVKFDGATPAYRRALAWVIAINLVGFVVVLIGGLIQGSASLSANALDFLADSATYAISLWAIGKSVSVRTGAALFKGFSLGAVALSVASFATWRALSGAAPSGEAISALGLFGALANLAAAALLVRYRDGDANVRSVWLCTRNDLIQCLGVAATGVLVWLTGSRWPDLIVGVLLAGVFLSSAYQIIRQARDEHRADLETS; translated from the coding sequence ATGAGCGAATCCTGTTCGAGCAAGCCGGCCGCCTCGGGCTGTGGCTGTGGAAGCGACGTCAAGTTCGACGGCGCCACCCCGGCCTATCGCCGCGCCCTGGCGTGGGTGATCGCGATCAATCTCGTGGGCTTCGTCGTCGTGCTGATCGGTGGCCTGATCCAGGGCTCGGCCTCCTTGTCGGCCAATGCGCTCGACTTCCTGGCCGACAGCGCCACCTACGCCATCAGCCTGTGGGCCATCGGCAAGTCGGTGAGCGTTCGCACCGGCGCGGCTCTGTTCAAGGGTTTCAGCCTCGGCGCGGTCGCGCTGTCCGTCGCGAGCTTCGCCACCTGGCGGGCCTTGAGCGGGGCTGCGCCCTCCGGCGAGGCGATCTCGGCCCTGGGGCTGTTTGGCGCCCTGGCCAACCTCGCCGCCGCCGCCTTGCTGGTCCGCTACCGCGACGGCGACGCCAATGTCCGCTCGGTCTGGCTCTGCACCCGCAACGATCTGATCCAATGCCTGGGCGTGGCCGCCACCGGCGTCCTCGTCTGGCTGACCGGCTCGCGTTGGCCCGACCTGATCGTGGGCGTGCTGCTGGCTGGGGTCTTCCTGAGTTCGGCCTACCAGATCATCCGCCAGGCCCGCGACGAACACCGCGCCGATCTCGAGACCTCCTGA
- a CDS encoding helix-turn-helix transcriptional regulator, translating into MLLTAGQIRAARALLDWSQPQLAQASGLSLMSIRRMEDPKIGTAQRAAANVEAVRAALDAAGVVFLEAGQQGGPGLRLKA; encoded by the coding sequence ATGCTTCTGACCGCCGGGCAGATCAGGGCGGCGCGGGCGCTACTGGACTGGAGCCAGCCCCAGTTGGCGCAGGCCAGCGGCCTGTCGCTGATGAGCATCCGGCGCATGGAAGACCCCAAGATCGGAACCGCCCAGCGCGCGGCCGCCAACGTCGAGGCCGTTCGCGCGGCGCTGGACGCGGCCGGCGTCGTCTTCCTGGAAGCCGGCCAACAGGGTGGGCCAGGGCTGCGGCTGAAAGCCTGA